A window from Mycobacterium saskatchewanense encodes these proteins:
- a CDS encoding polyphosphate kinase 2 family protein, with amino-acid sequence MADAARVTPGSQVELARDYDPGRREPDLAKDAGEAALAQAKALFEQLQDRFFAQADRALLVVLQAIDAAGKDGTIKHVMSGLNPEGVDVYSFKAPTAAELAHDYLWRHQRVLPERGRIAVFNRSHYENVLVTRVHPELLNPPVPSDELEALWQKRFREINSWERYLCETGTVIVKLFLNVSKSEQKRRFLERLNNPEKNWKFSVDDLKERAFWDQYQHAFADMLSHTSTDWAPWYVVPADHKWFSHLTTSAVLLDTLSSLGPRYPELAPAAKEALLQAKSDLLDEQG; translated from the coding sequence TTGGCAGACGCTGCGCGGGTAACTCCTGGCTCGCAAGTGGAATTGGCGCGGGACTACGACCCGGGACGACGCGAACCCGACCTTGCAAAAGACGCGGGAGAAGCGGCTTTGGCCCAAGCAAAAGCGCTGTTTGAGCAATTGCAGGATCGTTTCTTCGCGCAGGCCGACCGTGCGCTGCTCGTCGTCTTGCAAGCTATCGACGCCGCCGGCAAAGACGGAACGATTAAACATGTGATGAGTGGGCTCAATCCCGAAGGCGTGGACGTGTATAGCTTCAAGGCGCCGACGGCGGCCGAATTAGCACACGATTACTTGTGGCGCCACCAGCGAGTCCTACCAGAACGGGGCCGGATCGCTGTCTTCAATCGATCGCACTACGAGAACGTGTTGGTCACCAGGGTGCATCCGGAGCTGTTGAATCCGCCAGTACCCTCCGATGAGTTGGAGGCGCTGTGGCAGAAGCGGTTTCGGGAGATCAATAGTTGGGAACGGTACTTGTGCGAGACTGGTACCGTCATCGTGAAATTGTTCCTCAACGTGTCCAAGAGCGAACAGAAGCGGCGGTTTCTGGAACGCCTGAACAACCCGGAGAAGAACTGGAAGTTCTCCGTCGACGATCTCAAGGAGAGAGCGTTCTGGGATCAGTATCAGCACGCATTCGCGGACATGCTCTCCCATACCAGCACTGATTGGGCACCGTGGTATGTAGTACCCGCCGACCACAAGTGGTTCAGTCATCTCACCACTTCCGCTGTCCTGCTCGACACTTTGAGCTCGCTGGGCCCCCGTTATCCCGAACTCGCACCCGCCGCGAAAGAGGCTTTGCTGCAAGCTAAGTCGGACTTGCTTGACGAACAAGGATAG
- a CDS encoding SAM-dependent methyltransferase, whose protein sequence is MVRTEEDTWDLANSVGATATMVAAARAAASKRPQPVVTDDYAEPLVRAVGLDAFTRLATGELDSTDMEGGIGFPRMVDTFAARARFFDDYLAAAGLAGLRQVVIVASGLDARAYRLPWPADTTVYEIDQPEVIAFKTATLSEIGAAPTAQLRAVGIDLREDWPAALQDAGFDPAHPTAWLAEGVLIGWLPPEAEVRLLDSIIPLSAEGSRFAADYGTVTGTSPEAQEQSRLLTEGWRRHGLEMDLTNLTYPGEHTDVAAHLLANGWETTKYQLTDLFTAAGLPELGDAEHQVPSTTISFVRAIRI, encoded by the coding sequence ATGGTACGAACCGAGGAAGACACATGGGACCTGGCCAACAGCGTGGGGGCCACCGCCACAATGGTCGCCGCGGCACGCGCGGCCGCGAGCAAGCGGCCGCAGCCCGTCGTCACCGATGATTACGCCGAGCCTTTGGTCCGTGCCGTCGGGCTGGACGCGTTCACCAGGTTGGCGACCGGCGAGCTCGACTCGACGGACATGGAGGGGGGCATCGGGTTTCCGCGAATGGTCGACACATTCGCGGCCCGCGCCCGCTTTTTCGACGACTATCTCGCCGCGGCCGGCCTGGCGGGCCTACGGCAGGTCGTGATCGTGGCGTCCGGGCTCGACGCCCGCGCCTACCGGCTGCCGTGGCCGGCCGACACGACGGTGTACGAAATCGATCAGCCTGAGGTGATCGCGTTCAAGACGGCGACGCTGTCGGAGATCGGCGCTGCCCCCACCGCCCAACTCCGTGCGGTCGGCATCGATCTGCGGGAGGACTGGCCGGCGGCCCTCCAGGACGCGGGTTTCGATCCGGCCCACCCCACGGCGTGGCTCGCCGAGGGTGTGCTCATCGGGTGGCTCCCGCCCGAGGCCGAGGTTCGGTTGCTGGATTCGATCATCCCGCTGTCCGCCGAGGGCAGCCGATTCGCCGCCGACTACGGAACAGTGACAGGGACTTCGCCCGAGGCCCAGGAACAATCGCGGCTCCTGACCGAAGGGTGGCGACGCCATGGTCTCGAGATGGACCTCACCAACCTGACCTACCCGGGCGAGCACACCGATGTCGCCGCCCATCTGCTCGCGAACGGTTGGGAGACAACGAAATATCAGTTGACCGATCTTTTCACCGCCGCCGGACTGCCCGAGCTGGGTGACGCCGAGCACCAGGTCCCCTCGACGACGATCAGCTTCGTGCGCGCCATCCGGATCTGA
- a CDS encoding PPE family protein, giving the protein MLDFGVLPPEINSGRMYAGPGSGSMRNAATAWDEVAAELGTAVGGYRTVISELTSAPWLGSSSASMISAVAPYVCWLAAAAAQTEETANRARDAATAFEAAWAMTVPPPVIAANRSLSLTLTATNFFGQNTPAIAVAQTQYMEMWAQDAAAMFAYAVASALATKLPRLSLPPNISTSSGVANQIGAVTEATSTPRGFSGQIAATTSSELVSATARVSTLHQLSFSAASSLGLEQTIEADIKGFLATRPTLGASLALGMGNVGYNIGQQLTFGHGTTAGGDGAWYETPEYEDPQPGSLSGNATGPVSAVFGRAGEVGKLSVPSTWPMPTAEATPLSAAAEEGVPQLTVATDRPADASPNAILHGAAAGRPRRPVGDAYTNRYGYRFSVLTRTPSAG; this is encoded by the coding sequence GTGTTGGACTTCGGTGTGCTGCCGCCCGAAATCAACTCGGGTCGCATGTATGCAGGGCCAGGCTCGGGATCGATGAGGAATGCCGCGACCGCATGGGACGAAGTCGCGGCGGAATTGGGCACAGCGGTGGGCGGCTACAGGACGGTGATTTCGGAGCTCACAAGTGCGCCATGGCTGGGTTCCTCGTCGGCGTCGATGATCTCAGCTGTCGCACCGTACGTCTGTTGGCTTGCTGCGGCCGCCGCCCAGACCGAAGAGACCGCGAACCGGGCTCGTGACGCCGCAACCGCCTTTGAGGCCGCTTGGGCGATGACGGTGCCCCCACCCGTGATTGCGGCCAACCGGTCACTCTCGTTGACCCTCACCGCGACAAATTTTTTCGGTCAGAACACTCCAGCGATCGCGGTAGCCCAAACCCAGTACATGGAGATGTGGGCGCAAGATGCTGCAGCCATGTTCGCTTACGCCGTCGCATCGGCGTTGGCCACGAAGTTGCCCCGGTTGTCCTTGCCGCCCAACATCAGTACATCATCCGGAGTGGCCAACCAGATCGGTGCGGTCACGGAGGCCACATCCACGCCACGCGGCTTCAGCGGGCAGATAGCAGCTACCACCTCGTCAGAGTTGGTATCGGCCACCGCGAGAGTGTCGACGTTGCACCAACTATCGTTCTCGGCAGCCTCGTCTTTGGGTCTGGAGCAAACGATTGAGGCGGACATAAAGGGTTTCCTGGCGACAAGACCGACATTGGGAGCGTCGCTCGCTCTGGGCATGGGAAACGTCGGTTACAACATCGGCCAGCAGCTCACATTCGGCCACGGAACAACTGCTGGTGGAGACGGTGCGTGGTATGAGACGCCAGAATATGAAGACCCACAGCCAGGCAGCCTAAGCGGCAATGCCACTGGACCCGTGAGCGCGGTGTTTGGCCGAGCCGGCGAGGTAGGGAAGCTATCGGTTCCGTCGACTTGGCCTATGCCGACCGCGGAGGCAACACCTCTAAGCGCCGCTGCGGAAGAGGGCGTTCCACAACTCACCGTCGCTACGGATAGACCCGCAGATGCATCGCCCAACGCCATCCTGCATGGAGCAGCGGCGGGGCGTCCTCGGCGCCCCGTCGGCGATGCCTATACCAATAGATACGGCTACCGTTTCAGCGTCCTGACGCGTACGCCGTCGGCCGGATGA
- a CDS encoding STAS domain-containing protein: MSAVAESPSSLAVASRTDESVAVLTVEGVLNTANSAALRDSIVKATIEKPSAVMVNISGLKVPAEAAWTAFLAARWQLPHPDVPIVLVCANRATREAISQSEVVCFMPVYSTEKAATKALAKLTSRTVRHADAQLPADLSSLRDSRRLVREWLTDWSQSKLIPVALVVVNVFVENVLEHTGSVPLMRVETDGATATIAVSDDNTAPAVRLSSPTSGIDVSGLAIVDALSRAWGSTPTSSGKTVWAVIGPENQL, translated from the coding sequence GTGAGCGCCGTAGCCGAGTCGCCCAGCTCCCTTGCCGTGGCCAGCCGGACGGACGAGTCGGTCGCCGTCCTCACCGTCGAGGGCGTCCTCAATACCGCCAATTCCGCCGCCCTGCGCGACAGCATCGTCAAGGCGACCATCGAAAAGCCATCGGCGGTCATGGTCAACATCTCCGGGCTCAAGGTCCCGGCCGAAGCGGCTTGGACGGCCTTCCTGGCCGCCCGTTGGCAGCTCCCCCACCCCGACGTCCCGATCGTGCTGGTGTGCGCCAACCGTGCCACCCGCGAGGCGATCAGCCAAAGCGAAGTCGTCTGCTTCATGCCGGTGTATTCGACGGAGAAGGCGGCGACAAAGGCGCTCGCCAAACTCACGAGCCGCACGGTCCGGCATGCCGATGCCCAACTGCCGGCCGACCTGAGCAGCCTCCGCGACTCGCGCCGCCTGGTCCGCGAGTGGCTCACCGACTGGTCGCAGTCCAAGCTCATCCCGGTGGCGTTGGTGGTCGTGAACGTGTTTGTGGAGAACGTCCTGGAACACACCGGCAGCGTCCCGCTGATGCGGGTCGAGACCGACGGCGCGACGGCCACCATCGCGGTGTCCGACGACAACACCGCTCCCGCGGTGCGCCTGTCGTCGCCGACGAGCGGCATCGACGTGTCGGGCCTGGCGATCGTCGACGCGCTGTCCCGCGCTTGGGGTAGCACCCCCACCTCGTCGGGCAAGACGGTGTGGGCGGTCATCGGGCCCGAGAACCAGCTCTAG
- a CDS encoding LLM class flavin-dependent oxidoreductase has protein sequence MRFTYAEAMTDFSYYIPLAKAAEAAGYHAMTLADSIAYPFESDSKYPYTPDGNREFLDGKPFIETFVLAAALGAVTSNLRFNFFVLKLPIRPPALVAKQASSLAALIGNRLGLGVGTSPWPEDYELLGVPFAKRGKRMDECIEILRGLTSGEYFEFHGEFYDIPKTKMTPAPTEPIPILIGGHADAALRRAARADGWMHGGGDPAELDGLIAKLKQYREEEGKTGPFEIHVISADAYTLDGIKRLEDKGVTDVIVGFRIPYIKGPDTEPLETKIRNLEMFAEHVIAKL, from the coding sequence GTGCGGTTTACCTACGCGGAGGCGATGACCGACTTCTCGTACTACATCCCGCTGGCCAAGGCGGCCGAGGCGGCCGGTTACCACGCGATGACGTTGGCCGACAGCATCGCCTACCCGTTCGAATCGGACTCGAAATATCCGTACACCCCCGACGGCAACCGGGAGTTCCTGGACGGCAAGCCGTTCATCGAAACCTTTGTGCTCGCAGCGGCACTGGGCGCGGTGACGTCGAACCTGCGGTTCAACTTCTTCGTCCTCAAACTGCCCATCAGGCCGCCGGCGCTGGTGGCCAAGCAGGCCAGTTCGCTGGCCGCGCTGATCGGCAACCGGCTGGGGCTGGGAGTGGGTACCAGCCCGTGGCCCGAGGACTACGAGCTGTTGGGTGTGCCCTTCGCCAAGCGCGGCAAGCGCATGGACGAATGCATCGAGATCTTGCGCGGCCTCACCAGCGGCGAGTACTTCGAGTTCCACGGCGAGTTCTACGACATCCCCAAGACCAAGATGACGCCGGCCCCCACCGAGCCGATCCCGATCCTCATCGGCGGCCACGCCGACGCGGCGCTGCGGCGCGCCGCTCGTGCCGACGGCTGGATGCACGGTGGCGGCGACCCGGCGGAGCTCGACGGGCTCATCGCCAAGCTCAAGCAGTACCGCGAAGAAGAGGGCAAGACGGGTCCGTTCGAGATCCACGTCATCTCGGCCGACGCCTACACCCTGGATGGCATCAAGCGGCTCGAGGACAAAGGCGTCACGGACGTCATCGTCGGCTTCCGCATCCCGTATATCAAGGGACCCGACACCGAGCCGCTGGAAACGAAGATCCGCAACCTGGAGATGTTCGCCGAACACGTGATCGCGAAACTCTAG
- a CDS encoding YoaK family protein has translation MGQTFISAAARHRGFPLMERPLMALALSSVAGLMNSWTIAHTRSFATVQSGNVVSAGYDLVNGDLPALVRALLSIAAFGAGSFLCATVVAGAARFGRTYSPWILGFETAVLAGVIAWSAWAAPEACLVAWLLSFVAGVQGNAFHRDSGMLYGNVAVTFVVQAVFSYLGRAAMVRWYDDGENHLRPTGVYVLVLVGFAAGGAVGCASDLLSNFGSVALAALATAAMFVIAAVSSRTDGPTRVDPNNNAPTP, from the coding sequence ATGGGCCAGACATTCATCTCCGCCGCGGCACGCCATCGTGGATTTCCATTGATGGAACGACCACTGATGGCACTTGCCCTCTCGAGTGTCGCCGGATTGATGAACTCGTGGACAATCGCGCATACCCGTAGCTTCGCGACGGTCCAGTCGGGGAATGTCGTCTCGGCAGGTTATGACCTCGTCAACGGCGACCTGCCTGCCTTGGTGCGCGCTCTGCTGTCAATCGCGGCTTTCGGTGCGGGGTCTTTCCTTTGCGCGACCGTAGTGGCCGGCGCTGCACGGTTTGGACGGACCTACTCGCCATGGATCCTGGGATTCGAAACGGCTGTTCTCGCTGGCGTCATCGCATGGTCGGCCTGGGCGGCACCGGAGGCCTGTCTTGTCGCATGGCTTTTGAGTTTCGTAGCCGGTGTGCAGGGCAACGCTTTCCACCGGGACAGCGGCATGCTCTACGGCAACGTCGCCGTCACATTCGTTGTCCAGGCCGTGTTCAGCTACCTCGGGCGCGCGGCGATGGTGCGCTGGTATGACGACGGTGAGAACCACCTTCGACCCACCGGGGTCTATGTTCTCGTTCTTGTCGGCTTTGCCGCAGGTGGAGCCGTCGGTTGTGCCTCTGATCTGCTTTCGAACTTCGGTTCGGTTGCGCTCGCGGCCCTTGCTACGGCGGCGATGTTCGTCATCGCGGCGGTGAGTTCCCGGACAGACGGGCCAACCCGAGTCGACCCGAACAACAACGCGCCGACCCCATAG
- a CDS encoding fumarylacetoacetate hydrolase family protein, translating into MKWVSYQSDSGERTGVLSGDTIYAMPVGVTLLDLIGRGADGLRGAGEEALRAPAATAPLDAVTLLAPIPRPPSIRDSLCFLDHMRNCQAALGAGRTLADAWYRVPAFYFACPTTVLGPYDDAPTAPGSAWQDFELEVAAIIGVTAEDLTVEEAERAIIGYTIFNDWSARDLQQLESQLAIGQGKGKDSGVTLGPYLVTPDELEPYRRDGILDLSVTALVNDTVIGSGSTAQMDWSFSEVISYVSRGVTLTPGDVIGSGTVPTCTLVEHLNPTALQSFPGWLHDGDVVTLRVQGLGETRQAVRASGAPHPLSARPNPDAAPRPVRVNRAPARVPYTRGLHEVADRIWAWTLPDGGYGWSNAGLVAGAGASLLVDTLFDLALTREMLTAMRPITSLAPITDALITHSNGDHTHGNQLLDASVRIIAASGTADEIAHGMAPEMLAMAQTANLGPIATPYARDRFGHFDFSGIIVRNADQTFDRDLIIEVGGRRIELLNLGPAHTAADSVVHIPDAGVLFGGDLLFIGCTPIVWAGPIANWIAACDAMIALDAPIVVPGHGPVSDPDGIRAVRAYLAHVSEQAEAAYRRGLSWSEAADTIDLGEYASSLDAERVVVNVYQRYRELDPTTPQLDVIALLVMQAEWLAKRS; encoded by the coding sequence GTGAAATGGGTTTCCTATCAGAGCGATAGCGGTGAGCGCACCGGGGTGCTCTCCGGTGACACCATCTACGCCATGCCTGTGGGCGTGACGCTGCTCGACCTGATCGGCCGCGGCGCGGACGGGTTGCGCGGGGCCGGCGAGGAGGCGCTGCGTGCCCCGGCGGCGACGGCGCCACTGGACGCGGTGACGTTGCTGGCGCCGATCCCGCGCCCGCCGTCGATTCGGGACTCCCTGTGTTTCCTGGACCACATGCGCAATTGCCAAGCTGCTTTAGGCGCCGGAAGGACGCTCGCCGACGCCTGGTACCGCGTCCCCGCGTTCTACTTCGCCTGCCCGACGACGGTTCTGGGACCCTACGACGATGCGCCGACGGCTCCCGGGAGCGCCTGGCAGGACTTCGAATTGGAAGTCGCGGCCATCATCGGTGTCACCGCCGAAGACTTGACGGTCGAGGAGGCGGAACGGGCCATCATCGGGTACACCATCTTCAACGACTGGTCCGCGCGTGACCTCCAGCAGCTGGAGAGCCAACTGGCGATCGGGCAGGGCAAGGGTAAGGACAGCGGGGTGACGCTGGGCCCCTACCTGGTGACGCCCGACGAGCTGGAGCCATACCGCCGCGACGGCATCCTCGACCTGAGTGTCACGGCCCTGGTCAACGACACCGTGATCGGTTCGGGATCGACCGCCCAAATGGATTGGAGTTTCAGCGAAGTCATCTCGTACGTCTCACGCGGAGTGACCCTGACGCCGGGCGACGTCATCGGTTCCGGAACGGTGCCCACCTGCACCCTCGTCGAGCACCTCAACCCCACGGCGCTGCAGTCGTTCCCCGGCTGGCTGCACGACGGCGACGTCGTGACGCTGCGGGTTCAGGGGCTCGGGGAGACCCGGCAAGCCGTGCGCGCCAGCGGTGCGCCGCACCCGTTGTCAGCTCGACCGAACCCGGATGCCGCGCCGCGGCCGGTGCGCGTGAACCGCGCCCCCGCGCGGGTCCCCTACACCCGCGGGTTGCACGAGGTGGCCGACCGGATCTGGGCGTGGACGCTGCCGGACGGGGGCTACGGCTGGAGCAACGCCGGTCTGGTCGCCGGTGCTGGGGCGTCCCTGCTCGTCGACACCCTGTTCGACCTGGCGTTGACCCGCGAAATGCTCACCGCGATGCGGCCCATCACCTCCTTGGCGCCGATCACCGACGCCCTCATCACGCACTCCAACGGCGACCACACGCACGGCAACCAATTGCTCGACGCCTCGGTGCGCATCATCGCCGCGTCGGGCACCGCTGACGAGATCGCGCACGGCATGGCGCCCGAGATGCTGGCGATGGCGCAGACCGCCAACCTTGGGCCGATCGCAACTCCGTACGCGCGAGACCGCTTCGGGCACTTCGACTTCAGCGGCATCATCGTGCGCAACGCGGATCAGACGTTCGACCGCGACCTGATTATCGAGGTGGGCGGGCGGCGAATCGAATTGCTCAACCTCGGTCCGGCGCACACCGCCGCGGATTCGGTGGTGCACATCCCCGACGCCGGCGTGCTATTCGGCGGCGACCTGCTGTTCATCGGGTGCACCCCGATCGTGTGGGCCGGCCCGATCGCCAACTGGATCGCGGCGTGCGACGCGATGATCGCACTGGACGCCCCGATTGTCGTGCCCGGCCATGGCCCCGTCAGCGATCCGGACGGAATTCGCGCTGTGCGTGCCTATCTCGCGCACGTGTCCGAACAGGCCGAGGCCGCCTATCGACGGGGGCTCTCGTGGTCCGAGGCCGCCGACACCATCGACCTCGGTGAATACGCATCCTCGCTGGATGCGGAGCGCGTCGTCGTCAATGTCTACCAGCGCTATCGCGAACTCGACCCGACGACCCCGCAACTCGACGTCATTGCCCTGCTGGTGATGCAGGCCGAGTGGCTGGCCAAGCGGTCCTGA
- a CDS encoding ATP-dependent DNA ligase has product MAPRVKLTNADKVLYPATGTTKGDVFDYYTRIAEAMIPHIAGRAATRKRWPNGVEQDAFFEKQLASSAPDWLPRASVTHRSGTTTYPIIDTPEALAWIAQQAALELHVPQWRFVREWTRSRAEELKPGPATRLVFDLDPGEGVTMPQLCEVAHAVRELIIGMGLTTYPLTSGSKGLHLYTPLVEPVSSSGATVLAKRIAQQLEKSMPKLVTSTMTKSLRAGKIFLDWSQNNGSKTTIAPYSLRGREHPTVAAPRTWEELEDPTLRQLRYDEVLERVGRDGDLLAPLDPDAPVPDRLSKYRSMRDASKTPEPVPATRPDAGRGNSFVIQEHHARRLHYDFRLERDGVLVSWAVPKNLPDTTSVNHLAVHTEDHPLEYGSFEGVIPKGEYGAGKVIIWDSGTYDAEKFQDDEVIVTLHGRKISGRYALIQTNGNQWLAHRMKDQNVFDFEEIKPMLATHGSVSTLKAGQWAFEGKWDGYRLLVEIDHGALRLRSRRGRDVTKEYPQFDSLAADLADHHVVLDGEAVVLDASGVPSFHAMQNRGRGSHVEFWAYDLLYLDGRSLLRAKYTDRRKLLETIAIGTNLIVPELLPGDGAQALAHSSEHGWEGVVAKRRDSTYQPGRRSASWIKDKHWRTQEVVIGGWKAGEGGRTSGIGSLVLGIPDDGGLRFAGRVGTGFTERDLATLKKTLAPLHTDRSPFSPPLPRAEARGVTYVEPTLVGEVRYSEWTPDGRLRQSSWRGLRPDKEPNEVVRE; this is encoded by the coding sequence ATGGCACCGCGGGTGAAGCTGACCAACGCCGACAAGGTGCTGTACCCCGCCACGGGAACAACCAAAGGCGACGTTTTCGACTACTACACCCGCATCGCCGAGGCGATGATCCCGCACATCGCCGGGCGCGCGGCGACGCGCAAACGGTGGCCCAACGGCGTCGAGCAGGACGCCTTCTTCGAAAAACAGCTGGCCTCGTCGGCGCCGGACTGGTTGCCGCGGGCCAGCGTGACCCACCGCTCCGGAACCACGACGTACCCGATCATCGACACCCCCGAGGCGCTGGCGTGGATCGCGCAGCAGGCCGCGCTCGAGCTGCATGTGCCGCAGTGGCGGTTTGTCCGCGAGTGGACCCGCAGCCGCGCCGAGGAGCTCAAGCCCGGGCCCGCGACCCGGCTGGTGTTCGACCTGGACCCGGGGGAAGGCGTCACCATGCCCCAGCTGTGCGAGGTCGCGCACGCCGTCCGCGAGCTCATCATCGGCATGGGGCTGACCACCTACCCGCTCACCAGCGGCAGCAAAGGTCTGCACTTGTACACCCCACTGGTGGAGCCGGTGAGCAGCAGCGGCGCCACGGTGCTGGCCAAACGCATTGCCCAGCAACTCGAGAAGTCGATGCCGAAGCTGGTGACGTCGACGATGACCAAGAGCTTGCGCGCGGGAAAGATCTTCTTGGACTGGAGCCAGAACAACGGCTCGAAGACCACCATCGCGCCGTACTCGCTGCGCGGTCGCGAGCACCCGACGGTCGCGGCGCCCCGCACCTGGGAGGAACTGGAGGACCCGACGCTGCGGCAGCTGCGCTACGACGAGGTCCTCGAAAGGGTCGGACGCGACGGTGACCTGCTGGCGCCGCTGGACCCGGACGCTCCGGTGCCCGACCGGCTGAGCAAATACCGCAGCATGCGCGATGCGTCGAAGACGCCCGAACCGGTACCGGCAACGAGACCCGATGCTGGGCGCGGCAATTCGTTTGTCATCCAGGAGCATCACGCCCGCCGGTTGCACTACGACTTCCGGCTGGAGCGAGACGGCGTGTTGGTTTCCTGGGCGGTGCCGAAGAACCTGCCCGATACCACGTCGGTAAACCACCTCGCGGTGCACACCGAAGACCATCCGCTGGAGTACGGCTCGTTCGAGGGGGTGATCCCCAAGGGCGAATACGGCGCCGGGAAGGTGATCATCTGGGACTCGGGCACCTACGACGCCGAGAAGTTCCAGGATGACGAGGTCATCGTCACGCTGCACGGGCGCAAGATCTCCGGGCGTTATGCGCTGATTCAAACCAACGGCAACCAATGGCTCGCGCACCGGATGAAGGACCAGAACGTCTTCGACTTCGAAGAGATCAAACCCATGCTGGCCACGCACGGTTCGGTGTCGACGCTGAAGGCGGGCCAGTGGGCCTTCGAGGGCAAGTGGGACGGTTATCGGCTCCTGGTCGAAATCGATCACGGCGCGCTGCGGCTGCGGTCGCGCCGAGGGCGTGACGTGACCAAGGAATACCCCCAGTTCGACTCCTTGGCAGCCGATCTCGCCGATCATCACGTGGTGCTCGACGGCGAGGCCGTCGTCCTGGACGCGTCCGGTGTGCCAAGCTTCCACGCGATGCAGAATCGCGGCCGCGGCAGCCATGTCGAGTTCTGGGCGTACGACCTGCTGTACCTGGACGGCCGGTCGCTGCTGCGGGCGAAGTACACAGACCGGCGAAAGTTGTTGGAAACGATCGCTATTGGAACCAATCTCATTGTTCCTGAGCTACTGCCCGGTGACGGCGCGCAAGCGCTGGCACACTCGAGCGAGCACGGCTGGGAGGGGGTGGTGGCCAAGCGGCGCGACTCCACCTATCAACCGGGCCGGCGCTCCGCATCGTGGATCAAGGACAAGCACTGGAGGACACAGGAAGTCGTGATCGGCGGCTGGAAGGCTGGCGAAGGGGGCCGCACCAGCGGCATCGGCTCGCTCGTGCTGGGAATCCCCGACGATGGCGGGCTGCGCTTCGCCGGACGGGTGGGAACCGGCTTCACGGAACGTGACCTGGCGACCCTCAAGAAGACGCTCGCGCCGCTGCACACCGACCGATCGCCGTTCAGCCCGCCGCTACCCAGGGCCGAGGCCAGGGGCGTCACCTACGTCGAGCCGACCCTGGTCGGGGAGGTCCGCTACAGCGAGTGGACGCCGGATGGCCGTTTGCGCCAATCGAGTTGGCGCGGGCTGCGGCCGGATAAGGAGCCGAACGAGGTGGTGCGGGAGTGA